One genomic segment of Hordeum vulgare subsp. vulgare chromosome 2H, MorexV3_pseudomolecules_assembly, whole genome shotgun sequence includes these proteins:
- the LOC123429087 gene encoding probable carboxylesterase 5, translating into MLVNFDLTRDACKALFATKVIDTPLLGTSKLHQARTMQASKSSPPVLRKKDDGEEDITVDLYPFIREYKGGSVERLLHSPFVAASEDPADNRGVATRDVVVDKSTDVSARLFLPSVAAASAGERIPVVMYVHGGSFCTESAFSRTYHNYIRSLAARAGALVVSVEYNLAPEHPVPAAYDDAWAALQWVATLSDPWISNYADLGRTFLAGDSAGGNIVYNTAVRAASGGGSRIYIEGLVIVHPYFWGTDRLSSSEAVWDGIAMFAPEAIDRLWPFATAGRLGNDDRRVNPLDEDIASLRCRRVLVAVADKDTLRDRGRRLASRMRDCCSWADDENAVTLVESEGEDHGFHLYNPLRATSKILMESIVRFINQRTAPLPLQLPQVQELLACQGKMHRAVQPVLRVPTRPYMDVHGYGTAMKARDAATRTSCLHIGHGRRASKTSYGSVLGHVIRPNSTNMRFASSAITAPCSCVFHNFI; encoded by the coding sequence TCAAGCACGTACGATGCAAGCAAGCAAAAGTTCTCCGCCGGTACTAAGGAAGAAggatgacggcgaggaggacatcACCGTCGACCTGTATCCATTCATACGGGAATACAAGGGCGGCAGTGTCGAGCGCTTACTGCACAGCCCATTCGTGGCAGCGTCCGAGGACCCGGCAGATAACCGTGGAGTGGCAACGAGGGACGTCGTCGTCGACAAATCCACCGATGTGTCCGCACGCCTGTTCCTTCCCTCCGTTGCAGCTGCCTCTGCCGGCGAGAGGATCCCCGTCGTCATGTACGTCCATGGAGGATCCTTCTGCACGGAGAGCGCCTTCTCTCGGACTTACCACAACTACATCAGGTCTCTGGCGGCGCGCGCCGGGGCGCTCGTCGTGTCCGTGGAGTACAATCTCGCGCCGGAGCATCCTGTTCCTGCGGCCTACGACGATGCATGGGCGGCGCTACAGTGGGTGGCCACCCTCTCCGATCCATGGATTTCCAACTACGCCGACCTCGGGCGGacgttccttgccggcgacagcgCCGGCGGGAACATCGTCTACAACACGGCGGTGCGTGCGGCCAGCGGTGGTGGCAGCCGCATCTACATCGAGGGGCTGGTCATCGTGCATCCATACTTCTGGGGGACCGACCGGCTGTCCAGCTCTGAGGCAGTATGGGACGGCATCGCAATGTTTGCTCCTGAGGCCATCGACAGGCTCTGGCCGTTCGCTACGGCCGGCCGTCTGGGCAACGACGATCGCCGGGTCAACCCACTCGACGAGGATATCGCCTCGCTGAGATGCCGCCGTGTGCTGGTCGCCGTCGCCGACAAGGACACCTTGCGTGACCGCGGGCGTCGTCTGGCATCCCGCATGCGTGACTGCTGCTCATGGGCCGATGATGAAAACGCGGTGACATTGGTGGAGTCGGAGGGGGAAGACCATGGCTTTCACCTGTACAACCCGCTGCGTGCCACCAGCAAGATTCTCATGGAGAGCATAGTGCGGTTCATCAACCAGCGCACGGCGCCCTTGCCGCTGCAACTGCCACAAGTTCAAGAGCTACTTGCATGCCAAGGTAAGATGCACAGGGCCGTCCAGCCTGTTCTACGCGTGCCAACCAGGCCGTATATGGACGTACATGGCTACGGGACGGCCATGAAAGCCAGAGATGCGGCGACACGTACTAGCTGCTTACACATTGGACATGGACGAAGAGCATCCAAAACAAGCTATGGGTCAGTCCTGGGGCATGTTATCAGGCCAAACAGCACCAACATGAGGTTCGCATCATCAGCAATAACAGCTCCTTGCAGTTGTGTTTTTCACAACTTCATCTAG